A window of Spirochaetota bacterium genomic DNA:
ATTGCTAAAAAAATAGAGAACACATCCCTGAATGCTAGGCAAAAGTCCCCTTTACAAATTCCATCGCAACTCTAAGAATCTCTAAATTTTCAAGTATGCGCTCCCTTACATCAGGCTCCAACTGCAGCATAAGTTTCTCATGAATCTCTATTATGAATGATTCCATCTCGCCTATTTTTTTTTCTCCCTTTGTAGTAATGCTTATCAGCTTTATTCTGCCATCCTTCGGATCATCAATCCGCTCAACTAATCCCTTTTTCAATAATGAAGTAATAATTTTGGTTACCCTGCTCTTGGCAACATCCATTTTATGAGCAATTTCCTTGGCTGTAAGATTTTTTTCACCTTTAAAGAGCATTAGACATCTTAGTTCTGACTGAGGAAGGTTGAATTTATTGGATTCATATAGCATTCTATCCTGACAACAATCGTGCATCTCTCTGATTAGATAGCGCAATCTCTGAGTCTGTTCATCCAGTAAATGGATGTTATTCTCATTCCTGTAGTTCATACAGTGAACTGTATAGCTACAAAGCATTCATTAGTCAAGTATTTTAATAGCACTTCCCAAAAATTACCAAAGGTTAAATCGCCATAATATAATTATGGATAGAAGGCAATATTATCAAGCCCAAGGCCTTCATCGAATCCGAGGATTAGATTTGCGTTCTGAACTGCATTCCCTGATTGTCCCTTTACAAGGTTGTCAATCACAGAGGTAACGAGGAGCTTCCCTGTTCTCTCATCCACCATTGGACGGATTATACACCTGTTCGTGCCTCTGACATCTGTGGTGTTTGGTGATTTATCCGAAATAAATACAAAGGGCTTGCCAACATAATAGTCCTTGTAAATTTTGATAAGCCTTTCCGTATTATACTTTTCCTTTAAGTCAGCATACATTGTGGTTAATATTCCTCTATTCAGAGGCACGATCTGTGGAACGAATAGAATCCTTATGGGATTATTGCTTATGCTGCTAAGGATGCCTTCTACCTCAATTATATGCTGATGCCTCCCTTCCCTATAGGTATTGACGTTTTCGTATCGCTGAGGATAGAAGTTGGCGTGACCGGGATTCTTCCCGGCTCCAGAAACCCCTGTCTTCCCATCACAAATAATTGTATCGGAATCTATAATACCCATCTTCACAGCTGGCAGAAGCCCAAGTATCATTGATATGGCGAGACAACCTGGATTCCCAACCACCCTCGCCTTCCTTATTCTATCAGCATAGATCTCAGGCAGACCATAGACAGAGTGCTTAAGGATAGACGACGAGAGATGCTCCCCTTCCATCCCCTTAAATCTAGCATAGGATGCATACTCCTCAGTGGTGCTAAATCTAAAATCTCCGCTAAAGTCTATTACCGGAATGCCCCTCTCAAAGAATTCGCTTATAAGCGTCATACCGGCCCTGTCTGGTGTGGAGAAGAAAGCAATATCAATACTCGAATAGTCGATCATCTCAATGCCCTCAACTGTCACATCACAGAATCCCATGAGATGAGGAAAAACTTCACACACCGGGATATTGATATCGCTCCTTGCGATAAGCTGTTTTATCTCAATCCCAGGGTGTCGAAGGAGTATCTCTATTAGTCCAAGACCGCCGAATCCTGTGGCTCCAATAATTAATGC
This region includes:
- the argC gene encoding N-acetyl-gamma-glutamyl-phosphate reductase, with protein sequence MKRALIIGATGFGGLGLIEILLRHPGIEIKQLIARSDINIPVCEVFPHLMGFCDVTVEGIEMIDYSSIDIAFFSTPDRAGMTLISEFFERGIPVIDFSGDFRFSTTEEYASYARFKGMEGEHLSSSILKHSVYGLPEIYADRIRKARVVGNPGCLAISMILGLLPAVKMGIIDSDTIICDGKTGVSGAGKNPGHANFYPQRYENVNTYREGRHQHIIEVEGILSSISNNPIRILFVPQIVPLNRGILTTMYADLKEKYNTERLIKIYKDYYVGKPFVFISDKSPNTTDVRGTNRCIIRPMVDERTGKLLVTSVIDNLVKGQSGNAVQNANLILGFDEGLGLDNIAFYP
- a CDS encoding MarR family transcriptional regulator, with the translated sequence MNYRNENNIHLLDEQTQRLRYLIREMHDCCQDRMLYESNKFNLPQSELRCLMLFKGEKNLTAKEIAHKMDVAKSRVTKIITSLLKKGLVERIDDPKDGRIKLISITTKGEKKIGEMESFIIEIHEKLMLQLEPDVRERILENLEILRVAMEFVKGTFA